The Arthrobacter zhaoxinii sequence CGAACGCGTAGGGCAGTGTCTCACCGAGTACGACGCCGAGGGCGCCGCTGGTTCCTCTGCGCAGCGAGCGGGCACTCGGGTCAGGCCCTGCATACCCGAGCACTTCGGCTGCCGAGAGGACTTTCCGGCGCGAAGCAGCTGATACACGCGACGGCCTGCTGTACGTATACGACGCCGTCATCACCGAGACGCCGGCGCGTTTGGCGACGTCGGCGAGGGTGACTTTTTCGGTGTTTCCGGGCTCTGGCATGGCACCAGTGTATCTGTGTATCGTTACACATATGACTTCCCTTGCTGTGCAGGCGAACCTCAAGGGCCCCGGGGCCTCCTATGCCTCATTTGCCGCCTTTGGCATGTTCTGGGGAACGTGGGGAGCAAGTATTCCGCGGATCCGGGACCAGAGTGTCCTAACGGATGGGCAGCTGGGGACGGCGTTGTTGTTCATCGGTGCAGGGGCCCTGCCTGCCATGCTTCTGACGGGGCGCCTTCTCGACAGGTTCGGCATTCGGATGATCACTGCTGCGGCGCTGATTCTGCAGGCAGCGGCCGGTTTCTGTGTGGCCGTGACCGCAACCGGAATGACCAGGCTCTGCCTCGCCCTGCTGCTGGTGGGCGCATCCAGCGGAGCCGCCGACGTCGCCATTAATGCAGGAGCGGGGCACGCAGAAAGGGAGGCACGGAAACCGGTTATCACCCGATCCCACGGTACGTTCTCTGCATTGGTCGTTTGTTCCAGCCTGCTCACCGGCGTGCTAAACGGGTTCGACGCCCCACCGGCCGTCAGCTTCACACTGGTCGCCGCCGCAATGGCCGCCGCTGCCGTATATGTACTGTTCGCCCTTCCATCCCGGCCTCAGGTCCGCGAAGGCGCCCCGGCTCCCGAACCGGACGGGGCCGAAGCAGACAGGGATGTCCCCGCCCCGAATGCTCTCTTTCCCGTTCTGCCGGTGGTATTGGTGGGCTTCCTCGGGGCACTGGCCCTCGCCGGTGAAAACGCCCATCAAAGCTGGGCAGCGGTGTTCTTCGAAGACATCCTTCATACAGGTGCTGACCTCAGTTCAACTGCTCCAGCCATGTTCGCAGCCGTTGCGGCCATTACCCGCTTCAGCACGGGCAGATTGAACCCGGACCGTGCCACACGGACCGTACTCCTGGGCGCCGCCGCAGCAGCTGTAGGCGCAGGTCTGATCGCAGGGTCCACGACTGTTGCCGCAGCCTTGGCGGGACTTACGGTCGCCGCCGCTGGAACGGCAGTGCTGTACCCGACGCTGCTGGGCATCGTCTCCCGCACCACGAGCGGAGACGCTCAGGGAAGGGCAACATCCTTGCTCGCGACCATGTCCTATCTCGGGTTCCTGCTTGGCCCCGTCTATGTTGGGCTCTGGGCGGATGCGGCAGGGCTGCGCGGTGCGATGATCGCTGTGGCTGCTCTCGGCGTCGTTCTCGTTTTCCTCGCTCCGAAGATGCTTCGCCCCACCCTGCACGCTTCTGCACCAGGAAATGGATAAAGATGTTCGAAAACATGACATGGCTGAACGAACCAGCGAGCTGGAAAGACGGCGGCGACTCGCTGACGCTGGAAACCGCTGACGGTACGGATTTCTGGCGGAAAACCCACTACGGATTCATCCGCGACACGGGACACTTTCTCTCCACTGAAGTTGCCGGTGACTTCACGGCTACCGTCACGTTGGCCGGAGATTTCACCGCACTTTATGATCAGGCGGGGCTGATGTTCCGGATCGATGAGCGGACGTGGCTGAAGGCGGGAGTCGAGTACAGCGACGGCGCCCTCCAGCTCAGTACGGTGATCACGAACGGCACCTCGGATTGGTCTTTGTGCCCTCTCGGAGCTGACCAGGATGAGATAACCCTGCGGCTGTCCCGGCAGGGCACCGCGGTCCATGTGCAGTACCTGGAACCCGGTGCCCCGGCCGGACAGTGGAAAAGCCTGCGGCTGGGTTACCTTCCACTGGAAAGCCTTTGCCAGGTGGGGGTGATGGCCTGTTCGCCGCAGCGCGGAGGTTTGACCGTCCGTTTCACCGGCTTCAGCATTGCCCCCTCGGACGGGATTAATCTGCATCCCTGAGACAGGCATGAGTTATGCGGCCGCCGTGGGTTATCGTTCCCGGATGATGTTTGAAACCGACCGCCTTGAAGCCCGCCACTTTGTGGATGAGGATTTGGAGGACTTTGCAGCGCTCTGCGCGGATCCGGCGGTCATGCGGTTCGTCGGTGACGGGACGACGCTGGACCGGTCGGAAGTCGCAGGATGGATTCAGGTCTGCAAAGAAAAGTATCTGAAGCGCGGCTATGGCACCTCAGCCGTCTTTGAACGGGACAGCGGCGAATTTGTCGGCTATTGCGGCGTCATCCGGGCGCCCGGCCAGGACTTTGACGAACTGATATACGTTTTCCATCAAAGGTTCTGGGGCAAAGGTTATGCCACCGAAATGGGCCGGGCGATGCTCGCCTACGTCTTTGAGCTCTCTCACCTGGAGTTCATCTCCGCGACGATCGATGCCGGCAACGAGGAATCGAAACGGGTAGCGTGCAAGATCGGAATGGCGGAGCGGCCGTTTCCCGACGACGACGTGAGCTACTGGACTATCGATCGCCCCGACGACTAACGGGCTCGGAGCGGTACCGCACCTCCGACAGTGTGGACCCGGCGAAGACCTGTTCCTTGGTTGCCCCGTCCAGGGACATTCCCCTTCGTTCGTAGAAGGTTCGTCCCCACTGGTTGGAATCCAGCACCCACACCGAGACAGCGGTATGCCCGCTTCCGCGCAACTGGTCCATCGCTGCCTCCCACAAGCGGCGTCCGACTCCCGTGCCGACAAAGTCCGCCAGGAGATAGAGGGCGGTGACCTCACCGACCCGGGGATCGGCGTCGTCGTCGCCGCTGGTGTCAGCGTGGGAGAACCCCACTATTTTCGAACCGAGCACGGCCAGATGCGGTGCAGGCGCCGGCCCGTCACGGATCAGCCGCTTCCAACCCGCCGACCGTCGCTCTACGTCCAGCCCGTCCAGAAGGGAATCCGGCATGAGGCCGCGGTAGGCCCACTGCCAGGCTTTGACATGGACCAGCGCGAGAGACTCGGCGTCGTGTTCGGTGGCTCGGCGGATTTCGACGGTCGGCATGGATATCAGTGAACAATGCGGGGGACATTTGCGCCAGCGCTTCATGCCTCTGCCCTGAAACGGTACTGCTGCGGTGAGTGGACTAG is a genomic window containing:
- a CDS encoding MFS transporter; translation: MTSLAVQANLKGPGASYASFAAFGMFWGTWGASIPRIRDQSVLTDGQLGTALLFIGAGALPAMLLTGRLLDRFGIRMITAAALILQAAAGFCVAVTATGMTRLCLALLLVGASSGAADVAINAGAGHAEREARKPVITRSHGTFSALVVCSSLLTGVLNGFDAPPAVSFTLVAAAMAAAAVYVLFALPSRPQVREGAPAPEPDGAEADRDVPAPNALFPVLPVVLVGFLGALALAGENAHQSWAAVFFEDILHTGADLSSTAPAMFAAVAAITRFSTGRLNPDRATRTVLLGAAAAAVGAGLIAGSTTVAAALAGLTVAAAGTAVLYPTLLGIVSRTTSGDAQGRATSLLATMSYLGFLLGPVYVGLWADAAGLRGAMIAVAALGVVLVFLAPKMLRPTLHASAPGNG
- a CDS encoding DUF1349 domain-containing protein, with product MFENMTWLNEPASWKDGGDSLTLETADGTDFWRKTHYGFIRDTGHFLSTEVAGDFTATVTLAGDFTALYDQAGLMFRIDERTWLKAGVEYSDGALQLSTVITNGTSDWSLCPLGADQDEITLRLSRQGTAVHVQYLEPGAPAGQWKSLRLGYLPLESLCQVGVMACSPQRGGLTVRFTGFSIAPSDGINLHP
- a CDS encoding GNAT family N-acetyltransferase, with translation MMFETDRLEARHFVDEDLEDFAALCADPAVMRFVGDGTTLDRSEVAGWIQVCKEKYLKRGYGTSAVFERDSGEFVGYCGVIRAPGQDFDELIYVFHQRFWGKGYATEMGRAMLAYVFELSHLEFISATIDAGNEESKRVACKIGMAERPFPDDDVSYWTIDRPDD
- a CDS encoding GNAT family N-acetyltransferase, coding for MPTVEIRRATEHDAESLALVHVKAWQWAYRGLMPDSLLDGLDVERRSAGWKRLIRDGPAPAPHLAVLGSKIVGFSHADTSGDDDADPRVGEVTALYLLADFVGTGVGRRLWEAAMDQLRGSGHTAVSVWVLDSNQWGRTFYERRGMSLDGATKEQVFAGSTLSEVRYRSEPVSRRGDR